From Perognathus longimembris pacificus isolate PPM17 chromosome 22, ASM2315922v1, whole genome shotgun sequence, one genomic window encodes:
- the Pcdhac1 gene encoding protocadherin alpha-C1, which translates to MVGWRAAVLWLWVASGAAAGQLEYAVVEEVEPGVAVGNVAADLKLPAAALPLRNFRFLSGHREPYFGVDPGSGSLVVREPVDRERLCGPRAACVLTYELVLQDPVELHTMRVHVLDANDNAPLFPAGDVRLHIPEFLTPGARFPLPNAHDADEGSNAALSYRLSATPHFRLEMASRGDGSTYPELVLEKALDREQRVSHPLVLTAQDGGRPARSGDARVTVVVVDSNDNAPVFQRSVYRTRVPETASNGTVLFQVQASDADEGANGEVWYSLSNSTPAEWRHLFHVHPKSGEVRVAAWLGPPETRLEAYVEARDQGAFSLASTAKLLVEVSDVNDHAPEMGFVTVYSPVPEDATPGTVIALLSVTDEDLGLNGRVICSMASSGPFQLKASLDNYYSLLTDGPLDREQTSEYQVLITASDGGTPPLSTQRTLTVSVADVNDNTPSFHQAHQELFVAENNGPGASLGRVFAKDPDLGMNGHVFYELLDVISEGLPASSLVVVEPSSGAITAKTSFDFEQLRGFHFQVEGRDGGIPPRSATATVNLFVIDRNDNAPIILFPLPRNGSIPVEIVPRSARTGHLITKVVAEDADSGSNAWLSYHISQASDPNLFSISAHRGELRTARLVLPTDAVKQRVVVVVQDHGEPPLSSSVTVGVLLSNSAPQILPDFEDVWEPGGQLSGQNLYLAIALACISFLFLGCLLFCVYTKLRQKPGCCSQSCCHSSKDLKHGRRMTSNPYMTSAAVDITTIERLSQTYLYRASLGLGSDNSSLFFCGEYNATDLRNLATGVGLNMPISCVQIRNRKGDHANVSIMVSDIFLDLIPVTRK; encoded by the coding sequence ATGGTGGGCTGGCGGGCGGCGGTGCTCTGGCTGTGGGTCGCCTCGGGCGCGGCCGCGGGGCAGCTGGAGTACGCGGtggtggaggaggtggagccGGGCGTCGCCGTGGGCAACGTGGCCGCCGACTTGAAGTTGCCCGCGGCTGCGCTGCCCTTGAGGAACTTCCGCTTCCTGTCCGGCCACCGCGAGCCCTACTTCGGGGTGGACCCCGGGAGCGGCAGCTTGGTGGTCCGCGAGCCCGTGGATCGCGAGCGGCTGTGCGGCCCCCGAGCCGCCTGCGTCCTGACCTACGAGCTCGTGCTCCAGGACCCCGTGGAGCTGCACACGATGCGAGTTCACGTCCTGGACGCCAACGACAACGCCCCCCTCTTCCCCGCCGGGGACGTGCGGCTGCACATCCCCGAGTTCCTGACCCCCGGAGCCCGCTTCCCGCTCCCCAACGCCCACGATGCCGACGAGGGGAGCAACGCCGCGCTCAGCTACCGCCTCAGTGCCACCCCGCATTTCCGCCTGGAGATGGCTTCGCGGGGGGACGGCAGCACGTACCCGGAGTTAGTGTTGGAGAAGGCGCTGGACCGGGAGCAGCGGGTCTCCCACCCGCTGGTGCTCACGGCGCAGGACGGGGGGCGGCCGGCGCGCTCCGGGGACGCCCGGGTCACCGTCGTCGTGGTGGACTCCAATGACAACGCGCCCGTCTTCCAGCGCTCCGTGTACCGCACCAGGGTTCCCGAGACCGCGTCCAACGGGACCGTGTTATTTCAAGTCCAGGCCTCGGATGCGGATGAAGGCGCCAACGGCGAAGTCTGGTACTCCCTAAGCAACAGCACCCCCGCGGAGTGGAGGCACCTCTTTCACGTGCACCCGAAAAGCGGAGAGGTGCGGGTCGCTGCCTGGCTGGGCCCCCCCGAAACAAGACTGGAAGCCTACGTAGAAGCAAGAGACCAAGGCGCTTTCAGCCTAGCCAGCACCGCTAAACTGCTGGTGGAAGTCTCTGATGTGAACGATCATGCCCCGGAGATGGGCTTCGTGACTGTCTACAGCCCCGTGCCCGAGGATGCCACCCCCGGCACCGTGATTGCCCTCCTGAGTGTGACAGATGAGGACCTTGGTCTCAATGGTAGGGTCATTTGTAGCATGGCCAGCAGTGGGCCTTTTCAGTTGAAGGCTTCTTTGGACAACTACTACAGCCTGCTGACGGATGGGCCCTTGGACCGGGAGCAGACAAGTGAATACCAGGTCCTGATAACTGCCTCGGATGGTGGCACCCCCCCGCTCAGCACCCAAAGGACACTCACGGTGTCAGTCGCTGATGTGAATGACAATACACCCAGCTTCCATCAAGCACACCAGGAGCTTTTTGTGGCTGAGAATAATGGCCCCGGAGCCTCTTTAGGCCGAGTTTTTGCCAAGGATCCAGACTTGGGGATGAATGGCCATGTCTTTTATGAGCTGTTGGACGTTATTTCTGAAGGGTTGCCAGCCTCTAGCTTAGTGGTAGTGGAGCCGTCCAGTGGGGCGATTACTGCCAAAACTTCCTTTGACTTTGAGCAGCTCAGGGGCTTTCACTTTCAGGTGGAAGGCCGGGACGGGGGCATTCCTCCTAGAAGTGCAACCGCGACCGTCAATTTGTTTGTGATAGACAGGAATGACAATGCTCCGATCATTTTGTTTCCCTTGCCCAGAAATGGCTCTATCCCAGTGGAAATCGTACCTCGCTCTGCCAGAACTGGACATTTGATCACAAAAGTAGTAGCAGAGGACGCAGACAGTGGTTCCAATGCCTGGCTCTCCTACCACATCTCCCAGGCTTCTGACCCTAACCTCTTCAGTATTTCAGCTCATAGGGGAGAGCTGCGTACTGCACGTTTAGTTCTTCCCACAGACGCAGTTAAGCAGAGGGTGGTGGTAGTGGTTCAGGACCATGGAGAGCCGCCGCTTTCCTCCTCTGTCACTGTGGGTGTGCTGTTGAGTAACTCGGCCCCTCAGATCCTTCCAGACTTTGAAGATGTGTGGGAACCAGGAGGACAGCTTTCTGGGCAGAACTTGTATTTAGCAATTGCCTTGGCCTGCATTTCCTTCTTGTTTCTGGGGtgcttacttttttgtgtgtataccaAATTGAGACAGAAGCCAGGTTGTTGCTCCCAGAGCTGCTGTCACTCTTCCAAGGATCTGAAGCATGGAAGAAGGATGACTTCTAATCCTTACATGACATCAGCCGCCGTAGATATCACTACAATTGAGAGACTTTCTCAAACCTATCTCTACCGGGCCTCTCTGGGGCTTGGTTCTGATAATAGCAGTTTATTTTTCTGTGGGGAATACAACGCTACTGACCTGAGAAATCTGGCCACTGGTGTAGGACTGAATATGCCAATATCCTGTGTTCAGATTCGCAACAGGAAAGGAGATCATGCAAATGTCAGTATCATGGTAAGCGACATTTTTTTGGATTTGATTCCTGTGACCAGGAAATAG